CCCTCTCACGACGGAGACCTGGGCTTCGAGAAGGGAGAACAACTCCGCATCCTGGAGCAGTGAgtgcccctcctccccacctaCCCTGCTCGGGCTCAGTCGGTGAGggagcgggggtggggtgggggtgggggggtgggggtgcccGTGGGGGTGCCCGGTACCGCAGCCCTCCTGCGGCCCCTAACTGCCTTGGGGTTTGCGCCCTTGGGACCAATGCTAGGCTCCAGAGTGCTGAGCCGGGGGCGGGGTAGCCTAGTGGAGGGGGCTCTGAGGGAGGGTCTCCAGCCAAGTCGACGGCCGAACAGGCCATGCTGACCGCCTCCGTGGCGCAGGAGCGGCGAGTGGTGGAAGGCGCAGTCCCTAACCACGGGCCAGGAAGGCTTCATCCCCTTCAACTTCGTGGCCAAAGCGAACAGCCTGGAGCCCGAACCGTGAGTGGGGGCCCGTCGCGGCAGCGGCCGGGGGCAGACCTGGGGATCCGGGAGCAGGGGCGTGGTCCTGGGGGCGGGAGTGCGTGCTGGAGGGTGACGGAGGAAGAACGCAACGACAGCCGACGGCCTTCGCTTCTGCCTGCGCAGCTGGTTCTTCAAGAACCTGAGCCGCAAGGACGCGGAGCGGCAGCTCCTGGCGCCCGGGAACACGCACGGCTCCTTCCTGATCCGGGAGAGCGAGAGCACCGCGGGTGAGGGCCGGGCGGGGCCGGCGGGTGGCGCCAGGCGCTGGGGACGGGCTGGCGGACGGGCGAGCCCTCCTTTGCGTTCTCTCGTTCGTTCGTTcacgcattcattcattcaggatcGTTTTCGCTGTCGGTCCGGGACTTCGACCAGAACCAGGGAGAGGTGGTGAAACATTACAAGATCCGTAACCTGGACAACGGCGGCTTCTACATCTCCCCTCGCATCACTTTTCCCGGCCTGCACGAACTGGTCCGCCACTACACCAGTGAGACCCGGCAGGACGCCCCGTCCTGTGCCCTGTCAGCCTGTCCGCCCCCAGTCCCTCTCCCTCCGGGGTGCCCTCCGTCCGTCTGTCAGTGCGCTCCTTCATTCCCCGCAGTGGGTGAGGTGCGGGACCCAGCCCTACGGCCCCAGATGTCGGGTGACAGCCTCACACCTTCCCCGCCAGTCCATTTCCCCTAGATGGGGACTTGGAGAGGTGGGGGCCGGTGGGGCACCCGAGGCCTGCCATATCGAAggccctccccttctcccctgtcCTCGCAGATGCTTCGGATGGGCTGTGTACGCGACTGAGCCGCCCGTGCCAGACCCAGAAGCCCCAGAAGCCTTGGTGGGAGGACGAGTGGGAGGTTCCCAGGGAGACGCTGAAGCTGGTGGAGCGGCTGGGGGGCGGCCAGTTCGGGGAGGTGTGGATGGGTGAGTGCGGCCCTCCAGGACTGCCTGGGAAGAAGGGTGCGGGGGAGGCGTCTGCTGAGGTCGCCAGAGTCCCACAGCAGAGCCCTAGTCCAGGGCAGCTACCTGGCTCTGGGTGAACGGGTCCGAAGACTCCCCCAATCCCTCCCGCCTCCTACGCAGGGTACTACAACGGGCACACGAAGGTGGCGGTGAAGAGCCTGAAGCAGGGCAGCATGTCCCCCAACGCCTTCCTGGCTGAGGCCAACCTCATGAAGCAACTGCAACACCAGCGGCTGGTCCGGCTCTACGCGGTGGTCACCCAGGAGCCCATCTACATCATCACCGAATACATGGAGAACGGTGGGCGCCGCCGCGCTGCGTGGCCGCTGGGGGACGCTGCTGCCTCCTCTGACCCTGCCGGAGGGGCAGGGATACGCCTTTTCCTCTGGCCCAGCATAGAGGGTTTCTAGAGGAGCTTTCCCGGGCCCCTAATGACTCACCTTCAGGACTGGCCGGACAGCTcggttgattagagtgtggtgctggtaataccaagatcaagggttcggatccctataccggccagccgccaaaaaaaaaaaagaaagaaagaaaagaaaaacactcatctccaggaaaacaaacaaacaaaaacgcctggccagttagctcagttggttagagtgcaaccttataaacaccagggtcacaggttcagatcaccataccaaccagccgccaaaaaaaaaaaaaaaaaaaagactcaccTCCAGGGGTGAGGGGACGGTGGGTGTGTTGCCTGAGCACACAGCCTAAGGTGGCAGGTTCTAGAAGAGAGTTCACTCTATTTTCCCTGACCTCCAATCCCGTTTGCCTTCTTCAAAGTCCTACCTTGATCTCAGGATGCTTGATCTCAGAAAATGAATGGGTCAGCTCTCTCCCTTCTGCCCCTTGACCCTTAGGAGAACAGATCTGCCCCCAAACCTTCTTTTTCAGTTCTGGGGGagcacctcccacccccaacctcccttGTTCTTTTGTTGGACAGAGTGAGAGGCCCAAGAAGAGGGATATGAGCTTCTAAGCTCAGCTTTGCTCACATTGATTTGCTGCATGACACAGGCCAAGTTCACATATTGACTCTggtgctcagtttccccaaaTATAACAGCAGAAATCTAAACaggcacacccagaaataatataGAGTATTCATTAAGGACTCTGGAATCTGACTGGCTGTCTTAGAATCCTGGCTTCAGGATCCTATGACTTTGAGCTAATTATATCATTTCTCTCTGccatggtttcctcatctgtaaaatggtggtaATAATGCAACAGTGACTTCCTCACAGCATCTTTGTGAGGATGAAAGAGTTAATACATACATAGCAGTTAGAACCAGACCTGTGCctgacatgtgtgtgtgtgtgtgtgtgtgtgtgtgtgtgtgtgtatgttttggtAGCAGGCCAcactggggatctgaacctgtgaccttggtgttataaggctgccctCTATcaagctgagctaaccagccagccccctgctgTGTGTTAATTGCTCGTTaagtttgttgctgttgttatctGGCTCTGATTCTTTGGGAGTCTAAGGTCTGTCCCTCTTTCAGAAAGGAGACCAaaggccaaccctgtggctcactcgggagagtgcggcgctgggagcgcatcccgccgcgggttcggatcctatataggaatggccggtgcactcactggctgagtaccggtcacgaaaacgacaaaaaaaagaaaaaagaaaggagaacaaaCTGTTAATTGGTTGATGGGTTCTGGAAATGGCAAATAGGTTTTCTCATGTGCACCAGCTTTGGCAGTTGCTTGGAATGCTGgattgagaaggattctgaggctcATTGGAAGTGGGTGCTGGGATTGGTTAGCAACATCTGCCATGGACACAATGGAGAAAAGGCAGTATTTGTCCACATATTTGCTGTGTCTGGATGAGGCTTTTACCTTCGGCGATTAATTCAGCACTTGCAGTGAGGACACTCAGGTTGCTCTCATCCTCACACAGAGTTTAATCTCTTGGGAAGAGCCGATGGTCATTAACTTCATTTTATCAACTCTCATCCATGATCTTCTCCCAGCTGCCCTCCACTACCAGGGAGCTGGTTCCTCAGGCCCCCAGGCACCTCCTTCCATACTCCAGTTAGTTCATTTGGCACACTTTGTTGCTTACTCTGTGTTGGGCACTGGGAACATGGCTGGATGACAAGGTTCCTGCTGTCAGAGAAGCCTAATTTTAGTGATGGGCACTGGAAATATCAGTGTTTGTGCCATGGAAAACCTCCAGCATGCCATGGGAGTGTAGATAATGATGCAATTTACTGTGACTGGTAGGATCTAGAGAGGCTTCCTAGAAGGGTAGTCCAGCTGGGTcatgaaaaaaaagtagaatttttgGCAGGAAGAAATGAGCAGAGGCTTTGGGATGAGAGTCTAGTGGTCTGTATGAAGAATCTCGAAATTGTCTAGAGGTTGGAGTGAAAGAGGCAGGATTGGGGAAAGAGAAGGAGCCACAAATGTGGACCATGCAGGGCTTTGGATGCCTAGTTGAGGAGTTTTGGGCTCTACTCCGTTGGTGACAAGCAGCCTACAGACCCCTCCAACCATGCCCCATCCTAGCCACCCAGAAAAGACCTTCACATATCCTAGGCATCCTTACCCTGAACACACACTCCTCCATTCTCACTCCTTACTTTTCCTTTCCACTTAGCAGCCACTGCTTCTAGACCCCTAGTTGGGAGACAAGAGTGGGGCTCCCCCCCACCTTGGGGCAACTTGGGTCAGCAACTCTTGCTTCTGCCCACAGGGAGCCTGGTGGATTTTCTCAAGACCCCCGCAGGCATCAAGTTGACAATCAACAAACTCTTGGACATGGCAGCCCAAGTAAGGAgactggggaggggctgggcatGGGCACAGGCCATTGGCATGAGGATATCCAGCCCAGGACTGCTGACCTGTTCCTGGCCTGCAGATTGCAGAGGGCATGGCATTCATTGAAGAGCGGAATTATATCCACCGTGACCTGCGGGCTGCCAACATCCTGGTGTCTGACACCCTGAGCTGCAAGATTGCAGACTTTGGTCTCGCACGCCTCATTGAGGACAATGAGTACACAGCCAGGGAGGGTAGGTCTGGGATAGGAGGGAGGTCTGGGGCCTGAGGGTCTGGCCAAGAAGACCCGGTGACCTCACTCTGCCTCCCCCAGGGGCCAAGTTTCCCATTAAGTGGACAGCACCAGAAGCCATTAACTACGGGACATTCACCATCAAGTCGGATGTGTGGTCTTTTGGGATTCTGCTGACGGAGATTGTCACCCATGGCCGCATCCCTTACCCAGGTCAGGGCCAAAGGCAGGAACTAAAAAGGGTAATGGGGAAGGGTAGCAAATCTATGTCTTCCCACTCATTTCTTCCCAGGCTCAGAATTTGAAACTTCCTAGCTGCTTCTTCTCTATCCTTGTGGGGGTGACTCCAGCATTCCCAGCAAATGCCACATCTCCCAGGGCTGGCTTCCATCTCTGTCACTagatctctctctcccttcaaTCATCCCCGTTCTTCTTTAGTTCTGGCACAGGCAGCCTAGTATGGTAGAAGTGGATCTGGCCTGGAAGGCAAGAAATCCACCTTTTCTTACTATTTCTGTTTGATCGATCAtgccttctttgatttttttttttttttttttttggtttttggcagctggtcagtaagtggatccaaacccttgaccttggtgttatcagcaccaattctaatcaagtgagctaaccagcccctcatctgttaaatgtgagatcagaacagtgcctggcccatactAAACTATATTATTAATCATCACTtcaggcaagtcacttctctgagcttcagtttcctgatATGAAAAACAagatggtcagaaaaaaaaaaagaaagaaaagtagagacTATTTGTGAAAGAGCCCAACtcacagtaggtgctcactaaatgCTGACTTCCCAAGCTAAAGAGGGAGACATGTaaaccccccccaacccccccatcCCTGTGCCAAATCTCCCGGACAAAGCCCTTTAACTTTGAATTCATGCCAGTAGGGATGGAATTTTTTGAAAGGAACTTGCTAAGAAACtctagagaaaggaaatggaacaCAAAGACAGGAGTAGGCAGTTCATGGAGCACAGTGGCCAGATTTGCAGAAGCTTCCCATATCCCCAGAGCAATGTGAATGGAACTTTGCTCCTAGGAAGGAAAAGACACCTTGGAATCAGATGAGAAGCTGAAGGACTTCCCTGCCCTGGGCTTGTTCTACCACAGAATCCATGTGCAGAGCTGGAGCTAGAACCACACTCCAGTTGTCCTGACAAGGGTCCTTACTGCTCCTCTGCTGTGCCCACAGAGGCAAACCCATAGAGAATGTCTCTGTTAGGAGAAGAGGCAGTGAAAGCATGATGATAAATGGCAACTATCACGTGATCAGGGTCAAGGAGAcaatggggagaaaagggaaccttggtgaacttgtttttttgttttttgtttataagatgatcagtaaggggatcttaaccctggacttggtgttgtaagcaccacgctctccccgtgagctaactggccatccctatataaggatccgaacctgtggccttggtgttatcagcaccacactctcccaagtgagccacgggctggccccaaaccTTGGTGAACTTGTATCTGCTCTAGCATATGGTTGCTATTAAGGCACAGGTGTCCAAAATAGATCTTGTTTTCTCAAGAGAAGCCAAAACTTGGAGTTTTAGGAAAATTTGCTCAGTTTCAAATATTGGTGATTGAttcaaattgtttaaaaatactaTATGCTCCAAACTAAAGTGGGTCTATGGGCTGTATTTAGGCTGGGTTTAGCTTACAGGTTTGCACCTTTGACTGTAGCCACAGGTGTTTGGTTCTTTGGCCTGTGTCCTCCAAtgctctgattttaaaatgtgaggAAGCCATAGGTAGAGGCCTCCCAAAGGCAAGGCTTGGGGAAAAAGGGGTCTCTATTGACTAGGGTCTAGCCCCAAGCTTTGCAGGAGCAAAACTTCTGTTTTGCTGGGACCCTAAGAGGGTTTGGTCTTTGGGGACTGCTTGTCATA
The sequence above is drawn from the Cynocephalus volans isolate mCynVol1 chromosome 8, mCynVol1.pri, whole genome shotgun sequence genome and encodes:
- the LCK gene encoding tyrosine-protein kinase Lck isoform X1 — its product is MGCSCSSNPEDDWMENIDVCENCHYPIVPLDGKATLPIRNGSEVRDPLVTYQGSNPPASPLQDNLVIALHSYEPSHDGDLGFEKGEQLRILEQSGEWWKAQSLTTGQEGFIPFNFVAKANSLEPEPWFFKNLSRKDAERQLLAPGNTHGSFLIRESESTAGSFSLSVRDFDQNQGEVVKHYKIRNLDNGGFYISPRITFPGLHELVRHYTNASDGLCTRLSRPCQTQKPQKPWWEDEWEVPRETLKLVERLGGGQFGEVWMGYYNGHTKVAVKSLKQGSMSPNAFLAEANLMKQLQHQRLVRLYAVVTQEPIYIITEYMENGSLVDFLKTPAGIKLTINKLLDMAAQIAEGMAFIEERNYIHRDLRAANILVSDTLSCKIADFGLARLIEDNEYTAREGAKFPIKWTAPEAINYGTFTIKSDVWSFGILLTEIVTHGRIPYPGMTNPEVIQNLERGYRMVQPDNCPEELYHLMMLCWKERPEDRPTFDYLRSVLEDFFTATEGQYQPQP
- the LCK gene encoding tyrosine-protein kinase Lck isoform X2: MGCSCSSNPEDDWMENIDVCENCHYPIVPLDGKATLPIRNGSEVRDPLVTYQGSNPPASPLQDNLVIALHSYEPSHDGDLGFEKGEQLRILEQSGEWWKAQSLTTGQEGFIPFNFVAKANSLEPEPWFFKNLSRKDAERQLLAPGNTHGSFLIRESESTAGSFSLSVRDFDQNQGEVVKHYKIRNLDNGGFYISPRITFPGLHELVRHYTRYYNGHTKVAVKSLKQGSMSPNAFLAEANLMKQLQHQRLVRLYAVVTQEPIYIITEYMENGSLVDFLKTPAGIKLTINKLLDMAAQIAEGMAFIEERNYIHRDLRAANILVSDTLSCKIADFGLARLIEDNEYTAREGAKFPIKWTAPEAINYGTFTIKSDVWSFGILLTEIVTHGRIPYPGMTNPEVIQNLERGYRMVQPDNCPEELYHLMMLCWKERPEDRPTFDYLRSVLEDFFTATEGQYQPQP